One Pseudomonas sp. FP1742 genomic window carries:
- a CDS encoding ABC transporter permease — protein sequence MLKGYGAVILDGAWLTLQLALSSMALAIVLGLIGVALRLSPVRWLAWLGDLYSTVIRGIPDLVLILLIFYGGQDLLNRVAPMLGYDDYIDLNPLAAGIGTLGFIFGAYLSETFRGAFMAIPKGQAEAGMAYGMSSFQVFFRVLVPQMIRLAIPGFTNNWLVLTKATALISVVGLQDMMFKAKQAADATREPFTFFLAVAAMYLVITSVSLLALRHLEKRYSVGVRAAEL from the coding sequence ATGTTGAAAGGCTACGGGGCTGTCATCCTCGATGGCGCATGGCTGACGCTTCAGCTCGCCTTGTCGTCCATGGCCCTGGCCATCGTCCTGGGGCTGATCGGCGTGGCGCTGCGTCTGTCGCCGGTGCGCTGGCTGGCCTGGCTGGGCGATCTGTATTCCACGGTGATCCGCGGTATTCCCGATCTGGTGCTGATCCTGCTGATTTTCTACGGTGGCCAGGACCTGCTCAACCGCGTCGCGCCGATGCTCGGCTATGACGATTACATCGACCTGAACCCGCTGGCCGCCGGTATCGGCACCCTGGGCTTCATCTTCGGTGCGTACCTGTCGGAAACCTTCCGTGGCGCGTTCATGGCGATCCCCAAGGGGCAGGCAGAAGCCGGCATGGCGTACGGCATGAGCAGTTTTCAGGTGTTCTTCCGGGTGTTGGTGCCGCAGATGATTCGCCTGGCGATTCCGGGTTTCACCAACAACTGGCTGGTACTGACCAAGGCCACCGCGCTGATTTCGGTGGTGGGTCTGCAAGACATGATGTTCAAGGCCAAGCAGGCGGCAGACGCTACCCGCGAGCCTTTCACCTTCTTCCTCGCGGTGGCGGCGATGTACCTGGTGATCACCAGCGTCTCGTTGCTGGCATTGCGTCATCTTGAGAAGCGCTACTCGGTAGGCGTAAGGGCGGCTGAGCTATGA
- a CDS encoding ABC transporter permease: protein MIFDYNVIWEALPLYFGGLVTTLKLLALSLFFGLLAALPLGLMRVSKQPLVNMSAWLFTYVIRGTPMLVQLFLIYYGLAQFEAVRESFLWPWLSSATFCACLAFAINTSAYTAEIIAGSLRATPNGEIEAAKAMGMSRIKMYKRILLPSALRRALPQYSNEVIMMLQTTSLASIVTLIDITGAARTVNAQFYLPFEAYITAGAFYLCLTFILVRLFKMAEHRWLGYLAPRKH from the coding sequence ATGATCTTCGACTACAACGTCATTTGGGAGGCCTTGCCGCTGTACTTCGGCGGGCTGGTGACCACCCTCAAACTGCTCGCGCTGTCGCTGTTCTTCGGTTTGCTCGCGGCATTGCCGCTGGGGCTGATGCGCGTCTCCAAGCAGCCGCTGGTCAACATGAGTGCCTGGTTGTTCACCTACGTGATCCGTGGCACGCCGATGCTGGTGCAACTGTTCTTGATCTACTACGGTCTGGCGCAGTTCGAAGCGGTGCGTGAGAGCTTCCTCTGGCCATGGCTGTCCAGCGCCACGTTCTGCGCGTGCCTGGCCTTCGCGATCAACACCAGCGCCTACACCGCCGAAATCATCGCCGGCAGCCTGCGCGCCACGCCGAACGGCGAGATCGAAGCGGCCAAGGCCATGGGCATGTCGCGAATCAAGATGTACAAGCGGATCCTGCTGCCATCGGCCCTGCGCCGGGCCCTGCCGCAGTACAGCAACGAAGTGATCATGATGCTGCAGACCACCAGTCTGGCGTCGATCGTGACCCTGATCGACATCACCGGTGCCGCGCGCACGGTCAACGCTCAGTTCTACTTGCCGTTCGAAGCCTACATCACCGCCGGCGCGTTTTACCTGTGCCTGACGTTCATTCTGGTGCGCCTGTTCAAAATGGCCGAGCACCGCTGGCTGGGCTATCTGGCCCCGCGGAAGCACTGA